A window of Passer domesticus isolate bPasDom1 chromosome 11, bPasDom1.hap1, whole genome shotgun sequence genomic DNA:
cgctgGTCCAACCGCAGCGGGCGcaccgcccggccccgcccgacGAGGGCGCTCTCTCGCGTTCGCCAGCGCTCCGGCGGGGCCGCGCACTCGCCGCCGGCCGGGGCTGCGTGCGGCCGGGCGCGACCAACCcccggggggggaggggggagaaCTCGGCGTGCGCCGCCATATCCCAACCGTCCCCCGCAGGCCGCGCTCCCCCGCCACCCCCGCGCCGCCCTGCTCTGCTTTGCGCCGGGCCGTGACGTCACCCGGCGGGGGCGTGGCCACGTCGCTCCCAGGGTGCAGCGCACAAGTTGAGCCCCATCTTGGGCGAGCGGAGCCGCGGCCCTACCGCGCTCCGGCAGCTCCGGGGCCGGTGCAGCGCAGCGGGTCCGCCCGCCCGCGGCCGCTGAGCGCCGCTCCCCGGGCCGCCGCGGCGCCCGCACCCCGCCTGCGGCGCGGCGGGGGTTTGCCCGTGGGGCGAGCCCGCGGGCCGGTTGCGAGCAGGATGCGCCTGGCGCTGGTCTCCAGGTAGAGCGCGGAGACAGCGGGGGGGGTGGGACACGGGGCCGCCGGCCTCGCCCGGCCAGCGCGGGGCCCCTCGCGCGGGGCGGGCCGCGGGCCCGCTGCTGCGGCCCGCAGGAAGCCGCGGGGCGCTCGGAGCGGCggcagggaggagaaggaggcccgGCCGCGGGAAGAGGGCTGCGGatagggaggaagaggaggagcgccgccgccccccgcccgccgcagGAAGCCGCCGGAGGATGTACGGTAGCGCCCGGGGCCCGGCCGGCACGCCGTGACAGCCCGCCCCAGCACCCCGCTCGCCTCGCCACGGCCGGCCGAACGCCTTCCTGCGGAGGAAACATGTCCAAGATGCCGGCCAAGAAGAAGAGCTGCTTCCAGATCACCAGCGTGACCACGGCGCAGGTGGCCAGCAGCATCACCGAGGACACCGAGAGCCTGGATGACCCGGATGAGTCCCGCACCGAGGACGTGTCTTCTGAAATCTTTGATGTTTCGCGAGCCACCGACTACGGCCCCGAGGACGTCTGTGAGCGGAGCTCCTCCGAAGAGACTCTCAACAACGTGGGCGAGGCCGAAACTCCCAGCAGCGTCTCTCCCAATCTCCTTTTGGACGGgcagctggctgtggctgctgctggggtggctgcaggcCCCAACGGGGGGGCTGTGCCCAAAAGTTCggctgtgcccctgccagctgttgctcctggcacagctggggggggaggcagcagtgctcaggctgccctgccctccacAGGGCCTTCTGCACCCAGTGCCCCCGGGGCCATGTCTCAGACGGCGGCTGCTGCGTGCAGCTCACGCTTCAGGGTGATCAAGCTGGACCACGGTACTGGGGAGCCCTACAGGCGAGGCCGATGGACGTGTATGGAGTACTATGACCGGGATTCAGATGGTGGTGGTGTTCTGGGCAGGACTGGAGATTGCATTaggcacagcagcaccttcGAACAGGCTGCTCAAGACAGGGACAGTGGCCTCGGTGCCACAGGAGGTTCTGTTGTGATCTCGGCTGTGCCAGCATCAGCCCATGGCCCCGATTCTATAGCTGacagctccctggctgctgtgtCACAGCTGCTTCAGACAGAGAAAATGAACCAGTCCTCTCTACAGCAACCTAGTTTTGTCATTGGGCAACAGCAACAGCCCGTAGGTGGGGCCGTGCCTCAGAGTACTGCTCAGCCTGTGTTTTCTGGGGCTTCGGGAGCAAGTCAGCAAATGATAGTGCCGCAGCAACCGCAGGTAAATCCGCAGGGTGTTTCACAGGCTGGAGCCAACGGGAAAGGCATGGCACCTCCAAATGTGACAGCAGGGCAGTCAAGCATTCCTGtggcccagcagcaggtgcAGCAGGCAAACATACCAGTGACTCAACCTCAACAATTTGCTTATTCTCAGTCCCAGATTCCACCAGTGCATCTACTGCCGACGCAGCCTCCTGGGCAGGCTGAATACATGCAGCACATGACAATTATGCAGTCTCAAGGAGCTATTCAGCAGGCTGCTACAAGCTCTGCTCCAAGTACTGTGGCCTCCAGCCTTCCTGTGGGGCAGGTGACAGGCCAGAACCCCTCGCCTGTGGGAGCGCCAGTGATGGGGGTGTCAGCGCAGCCCAGCGAAGCAGTCGCACAGGGGTCGGGGCTGTTGCAGAGTGGCCAAGCACAAGCAAGTCAGCCTGCCCTCCCGCAGCCGGGAGGTGTGGTGCAGCCAGGCCTTGGGCATACGGGGGTTGTGCAACAGAAATCTGTGACTCAGCATCCAATGGGGGGAAGCAGTCAAGTGTCGGGAATGCCTGGCGCTGCCCATGCTGTGGTCCCTGGAGTCCAGAGCGTGCCTGCAGTTGTGCCCGGTACAAGTGTGCCTAGTGCGTCCACCACCGCTTCTGCTGCTATGCCAAACGTCCCTGTTACGCTGGTCCAGTCCCAGCTGACGAGCCACCCTTCTGTCAGCAGAAGCACTGGCGCGGTCCAGTCCCAGCACGTCGGACACTCGATGATGCAAGGCGCGCCCAACGCGCCCGCCAGCCTGCCTCAGGCGAGCCTCGGACAGTTTCAGACCCAGGCCCAGTCCTTAGCAGGCCAGATTGATGATACTAGAAGAAAATCGGAGCCCCTACCTCAGCCACCAGTTTCTCTTATAGCTGAAAATAAACCTCTTGTGAAGCCTCCCATTCCAGACACTCTAGCAAATCCTCTTCAGTTACCTGCAAGTACTCCAATGAACAGTCTTGCCAGCTCTGTTTTTGGCATATCCATTCCTGTTGATGGTGATGAAGACAGGTATGAATCATTTTATAATGCCATAAAAAAGAATTGAATTTTTAGGGAGAAAAAAGTCAACTTTCAAGTTATTGC
This region includes:
- the TSC22D2 gene encoding TSC22 domain family protein 2 isoform X4, with the translated sequence MSKMPAKKKSCFQITSVTTAQVASSITEDTESLDDPDESRTEDVSSEIFDVSRATDYGPEDVCERSSSEETLNNVGEAETPSSVSPNLLLDGQLAVAAAGVAAGPNGGAVPKSSAVPLPAVAPGTAGGGGSSAQAALPSTGPSAPSAPGAMSQTAAAACSSRFRVIKLDHGTGEPYRRGRWTCMEYYDRDSDGGGVLGRTGDCIRHSSTFEQAAQDRDSGLGATGGSVVISAVPASAHGPDSIADSSLAAVSQLLQTEKMNQSSLQQPSFVIGQQQQPVGGAVPQSTAQPVFSGASGASQQMIVPQQPQVNPQGVSQAGANGKGMAPPNVTAGQSSIPVAQQQVQQANIPVTQPQQFAYSQSQIPPVHLLPTQPPGQAEYMQHMTIMQSQGAIQQAATSSAPSTVASSLPVGQVTGQNPSPVGAPVMGVSAQPSEAVAQGSGLLQSGQAQASQPALPQPGGVVQPGLGHTGVVQQKSVTQHPMGGSSQVSGMPGAAHAVVPGVQSVPAVVPGTSVPSASTTASAAMPNVPVTLVQSQLTSHPSVSRSTGAVQSQHVGHSMMQGAPNAPASLPQASLGQFQTQAQSLAGQIDDTRRKSEPLPQPPVSLIAENKPLVKPPIPDTLANPLQLPASTPMNSLASSVFGISIPVDGDEDRNPSTAFYQAFHFNKLHESKTTWDRYGCLSMECIHAECVWCKCCCH
- the TSC22D2 gene encoding TSC22 domain family protein 2 isoform X3, which produces MSKMPAKKKSCFQITSVTTAQVASSITEDTESLDDPDESRTEDVSSEIFDVSRATDYGPEDVCERSSSEETLNNVGEAETPSSVSPNLLLDGQLAVAAAGVAAGPNGGAVPKSSAVPLPAVAPGTAGGGGSSAQAALPSTGPSAPSAPGAMSQTAAAACSSRFRVIKLDHGTGEPYRRGRWTCMEYYDRDSDGGGVLGRTGDCIRHSSTFEQAAQDRDSGLGATGGSVVISAVPASAHGPDSIADSSLAAVSQLLQTEKMNQSSLQQPSFVIGQQQQPVGGAVPQSTAQPVFSGASGASQQMIVPQQPQVNPQGVSQAGANGKGMAPPNVTAGQSSIPVAQQQVQQANIPVTQPQQFAYSQSQIPPVHLLPTQPPGQAEYMQHMTIMQSQGAIQQAATSSAPSTVASSLPVGQVTGQNPSPVGAPVMGVSAQPSEAVAQGSGLLQSGQAQASQPALPQPGGVVQPGLGHTGVVQQKSVTQHPMGGSSQVSGMPGAAHAVVPGVQSVPAVVPGTSVPSASTTASAAMPNVPVTLVQSQLTSHPSVSRSTGAVQSQHVGHSMMQGAPNAPASLPQASLGQFQTQAQSLAGQIDDTRRKSEPLPQPPVSLIAENKPLVKPPIPDTLANPLQLPASTPMNSLASSVFGISIPVDGDEDRNPSTAFYQAFHFNKLHESKTTWDRYGCLSMECIHAEDLQVALALQWMVHSQNVSDSLSIQSSKKTCLRDILGFFLAFS
- the TSC22D2 gene encoding TSC22 domain family protein 2 isoform X1 — its product is MSKMPAKKKSCFQITSVTTAQVASSITEDTESLDDPDESRTEDVSSEIFDVSRATDYGPEDVCERSSSEETLNNVGEAETPSSVSPNLLLDGQLAVAAAGVAAGPNGGAVPKSSAVPLPAVAPGTAGGGGSSAQAALPSTGPSAPSAPGAMSQTAAAACSSRFRVIKLDHGTGEPYRRGRWTCMEYYDRDSDGGGVLGRTGDCIRHSSTFEQAAQDRDSGLGATGGSVVISAVPASAHGPDSIADSSLAAVSQLLQTEKMNQSSLQQPSFVIGQQQQPVGGAVPQSTAQPVFSGASGASQQMIVPQQPQVNPQGVSQAGANGKGMAPPNVTAGQSSIPVAQQQVQQANIPVTQPQQFAYSQSQIPPVHLLPTQPPGQAEYMQHMTIMQSQGAIQQAATSSAPSTVASSLPVGQVTGQNPSPVGAPVMGVSAQPSEAVAQGSGLLQSGQAQASQPALPQPGGVVQPGLGHTGVVQQKSVTQHPMGGSSQVSGMPGAAHAVVPGVQSVPAVVPGTSVPSASTTASAAMPNVPVTLVQSQLTSHPSVSRSTGAVQSQHVGHSMMQGAPNAPASLPQASLGQFQTQAQSLAGQIDDTRRKSEPLPQPPVSLIAENKPLVKPPIPDTLANPLQLPASTPMNSLASSVFGISIPVDGDEDRNPSTAFYQAFHFNKLHESKTTWDSASGASVVAIDNKIEQAMDLVKSHLMYAVREEVEVLKEQIKELVERNSLLERENALLKSLSNNDQLSQLSSQQAPSSTSQAQPPQPPQPNVSSA
- the TSC22D2 gene encoding TSC22 domain family protein 2 isoform X2, coding for MSKMPAKKKSCFQITSVTTAQVASSITEDTESLDDPDESRTEDVSSEIFDVSRATDYGPEDVCERSSSEETLNNVGEAETPSSVSPNLLLDGQLAVAAAGVAAGPNGGAVPKSSAVPLPAVAPGTAGGGGSSAQAALPSTGPSAPSAPGAMSQTAAAACSSRFRVIKLDHGTGEPYRRGRWTCMEYYDRDSDGGGVLGRTGDCIRHSSTFEQAAQDRDSGLGATGGSVVISAVPASAHGPDSIADSSLAAVSQLLQTEKMNQSSLQQPSFVIGQQQQPVGGAVPQSTAQPVFSGASGASQQMIVPQQPQVNPQGVSQAGANGKGMAPPNVTAGQSSIPVAQQQVQQANIPVTQPQQFAYSQSQIPPVHLLPTQPPGQAEYMQHMTIMQSQGAIQQAATSSAPSTVASSLPVGQVTGQNPSPVGAPVMGVSAQPSEAVAQGSGLLQSGQAQASQPALPQPGGVVQPGLGHTGVVQQKSVTQHPMGGSSQVSGMPGAAHAVVPGVQSVPAVVPGTSVPSASTTASAAMPNVPVTLVQSQLTSHPSVSRSTGAVQSQHVGHSMMQGAPNAPASLPQASLGQFQTQAQSLAGQIDDTRRKSEPLPQPPVSLIAENKPLVKPPIPDTLANPLQLPASTPMNSLASSVFGISIPVDGDEDSASGASVVAIDNKIEQAMDLVKSHLMYAVREEVEVLKEQIKELVERNSLLERENALLKSLSNNDQLSQLSSQQAPSSTSQAQPPQPPQPNVSSA